In bacterium, a single genomic region encodes these proteins:
- a CDS encoding ABC transporter permease, producing the protein MRTLTIGRHPSCEIHIDAPEVSRLHARLIAGEDGWVVEDLLSANGTTVNGTPIQRCRLKSCDDLRVAGTQVNWERVLTSADALPNPNASVAPALVCSNLTLHGAAGSGSPYRLREVSFALKTGQLVAIIGPSGAGKTTLLRVLTGALAPSAGLVLVHGDNLHLDPDRVCLRLGYVPQDDIVHRELVLHDALVYAAQLRVVPPETLTETEQRVCKVAITCGLHSHLHKRIRDLSGGERKRASIAVELLTSPGIMYFDEPTSGLDPALERTFMQLARQLANEGRVIAVTTHTTRSIELCDLVLIMAPGGQMIYFGPPKYICQHFGVPDVADVYQLLALGPEAPTQLAQRFRASRIYQRYVVQPLLAAAAETHDTVSPPSLVPPWTQAGVLLRRQLALLLGDPVNTGILLLQAPLIAAIIALVFPGDSFTSQSHLKHSSAVIFMLVISGIWFGVSNSAREIVKERAVYRRERVAGLDRSAYLISKLLPLAGLSAIQTLVLLLIVGAVMSWFDIGDSASVLTLWVLLWLAALSGATLGLVLSALARSTDQAVSLTPVVLLPQVVFSGIFSAIENSNEGLRALARCMSSNWCFGAAGHVANLNDKLSSIGSGSSVFDRIPSVGIGALLILTVLTSSVAFLMLRLGERR; encoded by the coding sequence ATGCGGACACTAACCATCGGTCGTCACCCAAGCTGCGAGATCCACATCGACGCTCCAGAAGTGTCGCGCCTGCACGCGCGGCTCATTGCGGGCGAGGATGGCTGGGTCGTTGAGGACCTTCTGAGCGCCAACGGAACAACCGTCAATGGGACACCCATTCAACGGTGCCGCCTGAAGTCCTGTGATGACCTGCGGGTCGCTGGCACGCAAGTCAACTGGGAGCGTGTCCTGACTTCCGCGGATGCGCTCCCCAATCCGAACGCCTCCGTCGCACCCGCCCTGGTGTGCTCCAACCTCACTCTTCACGGGGCTGCAGGATCGGGATCACCCTACCGCCTGCGCGAAGTCTCGTTCGCACTGAAGACAGGACAGTTGGTGGCGATCATCGGCCCCAGCGGCGCAGGCAAGACCACCCTCCTCCGCGTTCTTACGGGTGCATTGGCGCCTTCCGCAGGGCTCGTGCTGGTTCACGGCGATAACCTGCACCTCGATCCCGACCGGGTCTGCCTCCGCCTCGGATACGTTCCTCAGGACGACATTGTCCATCGCGAGCTTGTCCTACACGACGCTCTCGTCTATGCGGCTCAGCTACGCGTTGTGCCTCCCGAGACGCTCACCGAGACCGAACAGCGCGTCTGCAAGGTGGCGATTACGTGCGGTCTCCATAGCCACCTTCACAAGCGCATCCGCGACTTGAGCGGCGGTGAGCGGAAGCGAGCCAGCATCGCTGTCGAGCTCCTGACCAGCCCTGGCATCATGTACTTCGATGAGCCCACCAGCGGGCTGGATCCGGCGCTGGAGCGGACCTTCATGCAGTTGGCCAGGCAGTTGGCTAACGAGGGTCGGGTCATCGCAGTGACCACGCATACGACACGTTCGATCGAGCTATGCGACCTGGTGCTAATCATGGCGCCGGGCGGACAGATGATCTATTTCGGCCCACCGAAGTACATCTGTCAACACTTCGGCGTGCCAGACGTGGCCGACGTCTACCAGTTGCTTGCACTGGGGCCTGAGGCGCCCACGCAGCTTGCACAGAGATTCAGAGCCTCTCGCATCTACCAGCGCTACGTGGTCCAGCCCCTGCTGGCGGCAGCCGCAGAGACCCATGATACAGTCAGTCCGCCAAGTCTGGTGCCGCCGTGGACGCAGGCCGGAGTGCTCCTGCGTCGCCAGCTCGCGCTGCTACTTGGTGACCCGGTCAATACCGGCATTCTGCTGCTGCAGGCGCCCCTCATTGCCGCGATCATCGCGCTTGTTTTCCCAGGCGACAGTTTCACTTCACAGAGTCACCTGAAACACAGTTCCGCCGTGATCTTCATGCTGGTCATCTCGGGGATCTGGTTCGGGGTCTCCAACTCTGCCCGCGAGATTGTCAAAGAGCGAGCGGTCTATCGGCGCGAGCGGGTGGCAGGCCTGGATAGGAGTGCCTATCTGATCTCCAAGCTGTTGCCGCTGGCTGGTCTGTCCGCCATTCAGACCTTGGTGCTGTTACTCATCGTAGGCGCCGTCATGAGTTGGTTTGACATCGGTGACAGCGCCAGCGTGCTCACACTGTGGGTACTGCTCTGGCTCGCGGCGCTCTCCGGAGCCACCCTTGGCCTGGTACTGTCGGCCCTGGCCCGCTCAACCGATCAAGCAGTCAGTCTGACGCCTGTAGTCCTTCTGCCGCAGGTAGTGTTCTCGGGCATCTTCTCCGCCATCGAGAACAGCAACGAGGGCCTGAGGGCTCTGGCCCGCTGCATGAGCAGCAACTGGTGCTTTGGTGCCGCCGGGCATGTGGCCAACCTGAACGACAAACTCAGCAGCATTGGCTCGGGCAGCTCGGTCTTTGACCGGATTCCCTCTGTGGGGATCGGGGCGTTGCTGATTCTGACGGTCCTCACGAGCAGTGTGGCCTTTCTGATGCTCAGGTTGGGCGAGCGACGATGA
- a CDS encoding FHA domain-containing protein, with product MLRLVETKRDALSQLEESCRQAEEMREAMQLVCDLSTPLLPVLDGIASSSVLKVMAKIPGVGAPIEVIQGTAAALRGLLQIVVWMNRMDQEYQAPIRDAILKSNQLLRSRDSRDVPPLLDSYRSACEACSRIEARLRAAQTRLAKAIKLVNLTVLVLDRMGQGSDDTRRSARELADQLGQMQEIVALMLSQVEVGHRFMQQVLDAAGSPNPAKSRSRGATTTATSKPEAGAGGVAATSSPDGAGASSGSPATRTPTVPPVGVAPNPVQPPVGQAGLPPAAPEVPRRAVAHASHARPPSRRGGHSALVLLLSGLPGVAALLAIAWMVYNHYILAPQRRGVPGSAAFEAGSVNHAAALRLGARQMLILPDQPALIGSDAGRNSVYLDDPTVAPVHARIEFLGGTWWITNLSSVSGTFVDGRPVMQEALSGGQRLRFGNVEMVFTIRGGSGPS from the coding sequence GTGCTCCGACTGGTAGAGACCAAGCGTGATGCGCTTTCGCAACTCGAGGAGAGTTGCCGCCAGGCGGAGGAGATGCGTGAGGCCATGCAGTTGGTCTGTGACCTGAGCACCCCTCTCCTGCCCGTGCTCGATGGTATCGCCAGTAGCTCAGTGTTGAAGGTCATGGCCAAGATCCCGGGTGTGGGTGCGCCTATAGAGGTGATTCAGGGCACGGCAGCGGCACTGAGAGGTTTGCTGCAAATCGTCGTGTGGATGAACAGGATGGACCAGGAGTACCAGGCTCCCATCCGTGACGCTATCCTCAAGTCGAACCAGTTGCTCAGGTCACGGGACAGTCGCGACGTCCCGCCTCTATTGGACAGCTACCGGTCTGCATGCGAAGCGTGTTCGAGGATCGAGGCTCGCCTGCGGGCAGCGCAGACTCGACTGGCCAAAGCCATCAAACTGGTCAACCTTACCGTACTCGTCCTTGACCGCATGGGTCAGGGCTCCGATGACACACGCCGATCAGCCCGGGAGTTGGCCGACCAGCTTGGGCAGATGCAGGAGATCGTCGCTCTCATGCTGAGTCAGGTCGAAGTGGGGCACCGGTTCATGCAGCAGGTGCTTGATGCCGCCGGCTCACCCAACCCCGCCAAATCACGCTCAAGAGGTGCCACGACCACCGCGACAAGCAAGCCGGAGGCCGGGGCGGGCGGCGTAGCAGCCACCTCTTCCCCCGACGGGGCAGGAGCGTCGTCGGGTTCTCCCGCTACACGAACCCCGACGGTGCCGCCGGTCGGTGTCGCGCCTAACCCCGTGCAGCCTCCTGTTGGCCAGGCTGGCCTACCTCCCGCTGCGCCGGAGGTACCGCGCAGGGCCGTTGCGCACGCGTCCCATGCCAGGCCACCGTCCCGCCGCGGGGGCCACTCTGCGCTGGTTCTACTCCTTTCTGGTCTGCCCGGCGTAGCTGCACTCTTGGCTATCGCGTGGATGGTCTACAACCACTACATCCTCGCCCCTCAGCGACGCGGCGTTCCTGGCTCCGCAGCGTTCGAGGCGGGCTCAGTGAACCATGCGGCCGCCCTCCGGCTCGGCGCAAGACAGATGCTCATTCTCCCTGACCAGCCAGCATTGATCGGCAGCGACGCGGGGCGCAACTCCGTGTACCTTGATGATCCGACTGTGGCCCCAGTCCATGCCAGAATCGAGTTCCTCGGCGGGACTTGGTGGATCACGAACCTCAGTAGTGTCAGTGGTACGTTCGTCGACGGGCGACCCGTAATGCAGGAAGCCCTGTCAGGCGGCCAGCGCTTGCGCTTTGGCAATGTGGAGATGGTGTTCACGATTCGTGGGGGCAGTGGCCCCAGTTAG
- a CDS encoding protein phosphatase 2C domain-containing protein, whose amino-acid sequence MTSPDARRAAIGGATDVGAVRDENEDSYGLWGPEGGDWDFLIAVADGVGGHEHGKQASELALSAFFSALTGKSLPQSDAGTRSALSAAIVDANGAVFSAFSGTGTSRPGSTFTCVLARGGKSYIGHVGDSRAYMIHGGRIFQLSTDHTWVQLQVESGTMTAEEAAVSPYRNQVLKVLGAEPNVKPDVVVRPTAPGDLFIVCSDGVTEHVSVSQLLAESTTATSAEGLAKTLVALAVAQGGSDNATAVVAGVPIPASIKRLVGAKPETVEIPLLKQSGTPKGAAAATPASPTVPLPLGPNHTDSRRDWRPMLVAGLAVLFIVLLLILIGTRGHGDRPFPQTSRQAQTEGTPRPETPQTEGTPESTRVSDPTTARDVDAAFDRWHSAIESSDGKRLAQCYADRHLYNGRSCDRSRLLRLRPTTLSGVARYTVEGRWTQMIGADVEISFSYEMLRYVGDYYARYFVATGETVLRFRRVAGDWLIVEETERRAPERPARREYPLDSP is encoded by the coding sequence ATGACCTCGCCTGACGCCCGTCGAGCGGCTATCGGGGGCGCCACAGACGTCGGCGCCGTCCGAGACGAGAACGAAGACTCCTATGGACTCTGGGGACCAGAAGGCGGAGACTGGGACTTCCTGATCGCCGTAGCGGACGGCGTCGGCGGTCATGAGCACGGCAAGCAGGCAAGCGAACTGGCACTCTCGGCCTTCTTCAGTGCCCTGACGGGCAAGTCGCTGCCGCAGAGTGACGCGGGCACGCGCAGCGCCCTGTCCGCTGCGATAGTTGATGCCAATGGGGCGGTGTTCTCCGCTTTCTCGGGCACTGGCACATCGCGGCCGGGCAGCACCTTCACCTGCGTTCTGGCCCGCGGCGGCAAGTCCTACATTGGTCATGTTGGTGACAGTCGCGCCTACATGATTCACGGGGGGCGCATCTTCCAGTTAAGTACCGACCACACCTGGGTTCAGTTGCAGGTAGAGAGCGGCACGATGACTGCCGAAGAAGCGGCGGTATCGCCGTACCGGAACCAGGTGCTCAAGGTGCTCGGCGCTGAGCCTAATGTCAAGCCGGATGTAGTCGTGCGACCGACCGCGCCCGGCGATCTCTTCATCGTCTGCAGTGACGGGGTAACCGAGCACGTCAGCGTTAGCCAGTTGCTGGCGGAGTCAACCACAGCGACCTCCGCAGAGGGTCTGGCCAAGACACTCGTGGCTTTGGCAGTTGCCCAGGGCGGCAGCGACAATGCCACAGCCGTCGTGGCCGGTGTTCCCATACCGGCATCAATCAAGAGGTTGGTTGGGGCGAAGCCGGAGACGGTGGAGATACCCTTGCTGAAGCAGTCGGGGACTCCGAAGGGGGCTGCGGCCGCAACACCCGCGTCGCCGACCGTCCCGCTACCCTTGGGGCCCAATCATACGGACTCCCGACGGGACTGGCGGCCGATGTTGGTCGCCGGGCTGGCCGTGCTGTTCATAGTGCTGTTGCTCATTCTTATCGGCACACGCGGACATGGCGACAGGCCGTTTCCGCAGACTTCTCGCCAAGCACAGACGGAAGGGACACCAAGGCCCGAGACTCCTCAGACAGAGGGAACACCAGAGAGCACAAGAGTGTCAGACCCGACCACAGCCCGCGACGTCGACGCCGCGTTCGACCGCTGGCACAGTGCCATTGAGAGCAGCGACGGCAAGCGGCTGGCTCAATGCTATGCAGACCGTCATCTGTACAACGGCCGGAGTTGCGACCGCTCCAGGCTGTTACGGCTGCGACCGACGACATTGTCGGGGGTCGCGCGCTACACTGTAGAAGGCCGGTGGACGCAGATGATCGGTGCGGATGTGGAGATCAGCTTCAGCTACGAGATGCTGCGGTATGTGGGCGACTACTATGCCCGGTACTTCGTCGCAACGGGTGAGACGGTGCTCCGGTTCCGTCGCGTTGCAGGAGACTGGCTGATCGTTGAGGAGACGGAGCGACGAGCCCCTGAGCGCCCCGCCCGCAGAGAGTACCCCCTAGACAGCCCGTAG
- a CDS encoding FHA domain-containing protein yields MKTTLLCLIAVFLLFATCVLAQVSGVVSESFVAQAQANRNKEVMIKGTIDRIIPDTSTNTVVYVLTDKYNQAIRIRTEKGTPNLGTCYVVRGVVIAPAGSTQLEIQEHEKYTPPHTPFGQPEPDWAFAASAETTAGAAGDTGAGEGAPTGGGAGAGGETASEKTGAKEGETEQDGSKTNLPYLLLGGGAILVIAAVAIGLSMKSANDRRLREEQMRVEHERLADTQRQEAQRQAEMQRVAAQPAPTVAGVPSAPVAPIGTMVIWGQLTAVSGPLKDKVFPLPHGAIRVGRTEGDVVLEEDQSVSSKHATISQVGDGSVYFEDHSTNGSFVNERRLNNEKVPLQSGDKIVIGPHTLEIKFSKAALATPAAAPSSAPGAATVVVPAQQAATVAFSGLQLVVEEGPDQGKAFPVDPPQTTIGRENRDVLLTDEHVSRKHAVILNQDGKWILQNESNQGTIVNGAKVESVELQDGDTIRLGTTVLRFKRLV; encoded by the coding sequence ATGAAGACCACCTTGCTGTGTCTCATCGCTGTGTTTCTGCTCTTCGCGACCTGCGTTCTGGCGCAGGTTTCAGGCGTCGTGTCTGAGTCATTTGTGGCTCAGGCTCAGGCCAACCGCAACAAGGAGGTCATGATCAAAGGCACGATAGACCGCATCATACCAGACACCTCAACCAACACCGTAGTGTACGTGCTAACGGACAAGTACAACCAGGCAATCCGTATTCGCACTGAAAAGGGAACCCCGAACCTAGGCACGTGCTACGTCGTGCGCGGTGTTGTGATAGCTCCGGCGGGTTCGACTCAACTCGAGATCCAGGAGCACGAGAAGTATACGCCACCGCACACTCCCTTTGGGCAGCCTGAGCCGGACTGGGCGTTCGCCGCTTCGGCCGAGACTACCGCAGGCGCTGCCGGTGACACAGGGGCAGGGGAGGGGGCGCCAACTGGGGGGGGGGCCGGCGCGGGGGGCGAGACAGCTTCCGAGAAGACTGGCGCGAAGGAAGGCGAGACGGAGCAGGACGGCAGCAAGACCAATCTGCCCTACCTGCTTCTCGGGGGTGGTGCCATCCTGGTGATCGCTGCTGTCGCGATTGGCCTCAGTATGAAGAGCGCCAACGATCGGCGCCTGCGCGAGGAGCAGATGCGTGTCGAGCATGAACGTCTGGCAGATACGCAGAGGCAGGAAGCCCAGCGACAGGCGGAGATGCAACGGGTAGCGGCTCAACCTGCACCAACCGTGGCAGGTGTACCTTCCGCCCCAGTCGCGCCCATTGGAACGATGGTGATCTGGGGCCAACTCACGGCCGTCTCAGGTCCTCTCAAGGACAAAGTGTTCCCTCTGCCGCACGGAGCCATCCGTGTAGGCAGAACCGAAGGCGACGTAGTCCTGGAGGAAGACCAGTCCGTGTCCAGCAAGCATGCAACTATCTCGCAGGTGGGTGACGGCAGCGTCTACTTTGAGGACCATAGCACCAACGGCTCGTTCGTCAACGAACGCAGGCTCAACAACGAGAAGGTACCCCTGCAGTCTGGCGACAAGATTGTGATTGGGCCGCATACGCTTGAGATCAAGTTCTCGAAGGCAGCACTGGCGACGCCCGCTGCTGCGCCATCGTCTGCTCCTGGCGCAGCCACTGTGGTCGTGCCCGCCCAGCAGGCCGCGACGGTTGCGTTCAGTGGGCTTCAACTGGTTGTTGAGGAGGGCCCGGACCAGGGCAAGGCTTTCCCTGTGGATCCGCCGCAGACCACGATTGGCCGAGAGAACCGCGATGTGCTCCTCACTGATGAGCATGTGTCACGCAAGCACGCAGTGATTCTCAATCAGGACGGCAAGTGGATCCTGCAGAATGAGAGCAACCAGGGGACGATTGTCAACGGTGCGAAGGTGGAGAGCGTGGAACTCCAGGACGGGGACACCATCCGGCTGGGCACGACTGTCCTGCGGTTCAAGCGGCTGGTCTGA